Part of the Anaerobacillus alkaliphilus genome, AATCTTTAACTTGATAACCTTTTTACTAACAGCCATGCCATTTACCTATCCTCGTTGGTTTGGTTCATTGGGTGGGCATCCGTCTGATGGGTTACAATTATTACGTTTGTTAAGGGAGACATAAAATTGGATATCTAACAGCTACAGTTGTGACGATTATTAATCTTAATATATAGGTGGAAATTTATATGGAAAATGAACAAAAGACTAAGATGGAAAGAAACAGGCTAAAAAATATATTCATAGAAATTCGAGACTCGATATTTGTGGAAGTAGCTTTGAGAATTATCGTTTTTATTCCAAGAATCCTAATACGTTTGATCAAAGATATAACTTAAAAGATGAAATGTACTATACTACATCAAAGACTCTATATTTGGAGTCTTTTTTTTATGTCACTCGTAAGTTCGTATTACTAAAATTCACATACAAGCTAACGTTCATGTAGAATGAAATTAACTAAAAAAAAGGATGGTTATTGAACATGAAGAATAGAAGGAAACGCTTATATAAGATAGTCGCTTGGATGATGGCAATAGTGACCTTAGTGATCCTTGGTTTGATAGTGACTATAAATGTAAAAACTTATCAACCGATGCCTGAAGCTTTAATGGCTATGGAAGCTGAGAATGTTAGAGTGGAAAATCGCGTCATTATCTTTGAACCTGAAGGAGAAGTTGTGGGAAATCTTGTGTTTTACCAAGGCGGTCTTGTGAAGACTGAGGCTTATGCAGTGCTAGGTAAGATGTTGGCTGAAAATGGTTTTCGCGTGTTCTTACCGAAAATGCCGATAAATTTAGCTATTACAAATACAGGAGTATTTGATAAAGTATATCAAACGTATGATAACGGCAAGCCGTGGTATATTGGTGGGCATTCTCTTGGTGGTGCAAGTGCGGCTATATTTGTAGCAAACACTCAGACCCAAATTGACGGCTTTTTCTTCTTAGGGGCGTACCCAAGTGATAGTAGTGATTTAGCGTCATTAGACATGCCAGTGATCTCTATTGCGGGCTCAGAAGATCTGGTTATGAATGAAGATAAATTCATGACCACAAAAGCATTATTACCAGGAGATACACTTTATGTTGTTATCGATGGAGGCAATCATTCCAACTTTGGTTATTATGGTTTTCAAAAAGGGGATGGGCAAAGTTTCATCACAAGAGAGGAACAACATCAACAAGTGGTCAACATCTTAAAAGAAACGTTTCTTGGAATGCGATAATACCAGGGCGTCACAGTGACAATCACTAAGAACAAATTTAGCTTAGAAATAGATTTATGCTATAATTATGGAAAGTCAAATTGGAAGGTGGCGGGAAATTTGTCATTAAATAAAGGTTCATTGATTTCAATTGAAAAATTCTTTGAAATGAGAAGTGACACAGAATTTTTATTAGAGTATATCGATGGTATCGTTTATATGTCACCTTCTTCATCTACAAAACACCAACGAGTGTCGAGCAGTCTTCAACTGAAACTTGGAAATTTTCTTGAAAGTGGCCCGTGTGAGGTTTTTGTAGCACCTTATGATATAGAACTCAAAAAAGACAGTATTGAAGGATGTAAAATTGTTATTCCCGATTTAAGTATTATCTGCAATAAGGACGGTTTTACAGAAACCAGATACCAAGGTGTGCCAAATCTTATTGTAGAAATACTTAGCCCATCAAATCAATCCCATGATTTAATTACAAAATTAAATTTATATATGAAATATGGTGTTTCTGAGTATTGGATTGTAAACCCAATGTTGGATTCAATCACAGTATACGTGTTAAACAAAGAAGGGATGTACGAGCAGTTTGGTGTAAAAACAGGTAAAGGGAAGGTAACTTCAAGTGTATTAAGTGGCTTTGCGGTTGATCTAGAAAGCGTGTTTGGCTAATGTTTAAAAAGCGTAGTCTTCAAAATTTGAAGACTACGCTTTTATTTGTCTGTAAGTGAAACAAGAAATTTCGGATTGTCACAGTGACAAAAATAGCACAATAATCCATGGAACATGAGCGTGAAATCCATTGTGAATGGACGGAAGGTACGATAATCTAATACTATTCCCCATGAAAAGGAGGAATTTTATGGGAAAAGGGCCGGTATTTAGAGAGCATTTTTTTCAATATAAGTGGAATTATCTTCTTGGCGCCATTCTACTATCGATCTCTTTACTATTTCAATTACTCATCCCTCTCTTATTAGAAAAATTCGCAGATGGCATACAAGAAGGGTCAATCGAAGTCTCGTTTTTATGGGAATTAGCGCTTTGGTTTACTGTAGTTGGAATTGGGATTTTTATCTTTCGTTCAATTGGACGTATTTATATTTTCCGAATGTCGAGAATGCTAGAGCGGGATTTACGAAAAGAGTTGTTTCAGCACTGGGAGAAGCTGCCAGCTGAATATTATCAAAAGCAAAAGATCGGCAACTTAATGGCCCATGCAGTCAATGATGTGAATATCCTTAGACAAATTGGGATGCAAGGTGTTTTTCAGATGGTCGAGGCCGTTGTACTCATTACAATTGCGGTTATTATGATGGCGGCAACGATTCATTTTTCTTTAACATTACTAGTGTTACTACCATTACCTGGCTTAACCTATATCGCGTATCGGTTTCGAGCAAAAATACAATGGCAATCTCGTAAAGTTCAAGAGGCCATTGGAACGTTAACTAGTAGAGTACAAGAATTCTGTTCTGGTATTCAAATCATAAAAACATATGTTCAAGAGCAAGAGCAACTAAACAAGTTTACGCAGGAGAACGATCAGAATGTGGAAGTGAATAAACAACTCATTCGTTCAAATTCCCTTTTTACCTCACTTAGTCAAGGAATTGTCGGACTAAGTTATTTAGTGTCAATCGTTTATGGTTCTATTTTAGTCATGCAAGGAAGCATTTCTCTTGGGGAATTTGTTGCTTTTAATACGTACTTATCATTATTAATTGCACCAATCGAAAATATTGGGAAGGTGATAAATCTGTTACAACAGGGGAAAGCAGCTGACAAACGAATACGTGAAGTACTTTCGACAGAACCCGAAATTAGAGACGAGGAAGGGGTTCTCCCAATTGCTGATGTCAAGGGAAACCTACAAATTCGCAATCTATCGTTTCAATATC contains:
- a CDS encoding ABC transporter ATP-binding protein, producing MGKGPVFREHFFQYKWNYLLGAILLSISLLFQLLIPLLLEKFADGIQEGSIEVSFLWELALWFTVVGIGIFIFRSIGRIYIFRMSRMLERDLRKELFQHWEKLPAEYYQKQKIGNLMAHAVNDVNILRQIGMQGVFQMVEAVVLITIAVIMMAATIHFSLTLLVLLPLPGLTYIAYRFRAKIQWQSRKVQEAIGTLTSRVQEFCSGIQIIKTYVQEQEQLNKFTQENDQNVEVNKQLIRSNSLFTSLSQGIVGLSYLVSIVYGSILVMQGSISLGEFVAFNTYLSLLIAPIENIGKVINLLQQGKAADKRIREVLSTEPEIRDEEGVLPIADVKGNLQIRNLSFQYQSSTSFSLKKINLTIPKGTSLAIIGKVGSGKSTLVNLLLRLYNPPKNTIFIDGHDIHSLRLKQLRTSISYVPQDNFLFSSTIKENIAFDPKPYEDILVVQAAKHASVYEDIQEFPSGFETVMGERGLSLSGGQRQRVSIARALIKPSPIVIIDDSLSAVDSKTESFILQTLQNEMKGRTSIIISHRISTIKDADQIIVLDKGEIVERGTHQSLLDHGGIYESMYMQQMTELKMARKMNQPSNERTILMRRRRD
- a CDS encoding Uma2 family endonuclease, yielding MSLNKGSLISIEKFFEMRSDTEFLLEYIDGIVYMSPSSSTKHQRVSSSLQLKLGNFLESGPCEVFVAPYDIELKKDSIEGCKIVIPDLSIICNKDGFTETRYQGVPNLIVEILSPSNQSHDLITKLNLYMKYGVSEYWIVNPMLDSITVYVLNKEGMYEQFGVKTGKGKVTSSVLSGFAVDLESVFG
- a CDS encoding alpha/beta hydrolase → MKNRRKRLYKIVAWMMAIVTLVILGLIVTINVKTYQPMPEALMAMEAENVRVENRVIIFEPEGEVVGNLVFYQGGLVKTEAYAVLGKMLAENGFRVFLPKMPINLAITNTGVFDKVYQTYDNGKPWYIGGHSLGGASAAIFVANTQTQIDGFFFLGAYPSDSSDLASLDMPVISIAGSEDLVMNEDKFMTTKALLPGDTLYVVIDGGNHSNFGYYGFQKGDGQSFITREEQHQQVVNILKETFLGMR